ATGTAATTTACGATTGCGTAATGAATTAAATACAAATTTCATACATGCACACTGCCATATCATATATCTGGGACACGTACTTCCGGTGGTAACGGAAGTACCCTCGGCACGTCCATTAAAAGCAAAATTAATGGCTTTTGTATAAAATGCTGTCAAATTTTGAAGAACTGCGGAGAAATTAAGAGTTGTGATGCTTGATATCGAACAAAGAGGCAGCGAGCAGCATACGTGAGCGGACACTGGAGTTAATTCTCCCATATGAAGGTACATGATGCTTTTGTCGGGCTCTTTGTGTTTATGCAGATCATCAGACTCACGGGCTCTGTCTCAAACCAAGTCAGCTGTCTGCAGGCACAACCATTCTGGGCATTTTTAAGTGCATTCGAACGTCTGCGTTATTAACGCGACTATGATGACCGAAGGTGAGGCAGCGCGCGCTGGTTTCAGACAGCCGTATTGTTTTTGAAGATAAACACAGACATCAATGGCGTCATGAATTAAAAGACTGACCACAACAGAGCTAATGTAGTAAACAATGCGTGTGGGCGGTGATCTCGTGTAGTTCTTGTTGACAGGGGTGTGTCTTCAGATTAGTccactaataataaaaaagtaatgatAAAAGTACCCTTGTAAttccatgtttttgttttgttttttaaacatttaccaTGGCGATACCATGGTATTCTCAAAAGTTCCTTGAAATATCATGTACATGTTGTGGTAAATGAATATACTAATTATTCAATGCCATCACTCACTACTAGGCTATACCATAATGTCACAGTACTTTATTGTAAGACGATCACACTTGAGTATAGTAATCTattaaataaagtaatgtttataCAGGTGTGAAACCTGTAAAAATGCTTTAATTTtgctttttgtattttaaaagatactgtattaatattaatattattcaaattctgtcatcatttactcacccttccaaacccttaagacttttgttcatcttccaaacacaaatgaagatactTTTAATGAAACCAGAGATTTGTCTCATTCCATCacaactttgacacttcaaaaataCATTCCTAAAGACTATGAATTAATTGAATATTCATCCAAGTATTATGAGGAGACACAATCACATTATACAGTAAACAGATTTAATCAGTTTAAAGTTGAAACATTAATCATCTCACACATAGAACACATAAATTATGCTACAACGGAAGCTCTGCCACACAAGGTTGAGTAATTGATGACTGAAGTTTAAGTTTTGCATTAATAACACCTTCTATGAAGttgttgtttaataattattgaaacctattaatatttattatatcaaAATACTTCTAATTGGCTGCTTAGAAACATGACCCTTGCCTTTTTACAACAAATTGTAGAAATAAAATGGTTTGCAACTGCCATTTTATGTTGACTTTTTGAGTTTATCTTGTGCAAAAAATCATTtgtattgaaaaaaatgaattaattttatCAAGTTATACCATAATGCCTctgtactttattttaagggACTAGCCGATCACTCTGAGATAAGTATAGTAATTTATTGGATAAAATAATGTTGATATACACAAGTGTTCAtgcttttattttactttatttaaaaagatgctatatttttttaatatgacaACTAATCATTTGATTAGCCTAACAATTCCAGATTGAAGTGAAAAGTTGAATTGAAAATTTTACATGAATATTTTAGTATTTGATATGTCACCCTTTTGCGTTAAAGCCAGCATGAAATGGAGATTCACCTTATTAGCATTTTCTACATACATTTTAATGATCTTATTATGAACATTATGGgttgcaacttccatttcatgttgAGTTTAAGTTTCatatgcaaaatatataaaaaatattttttttatgtgacaACTAGATAAAAGttgaatttaaaatttaatatgaATCTTATTTGATGTTACCCTTttgatttaaagtcagcatgaaatgaaaattcaccctaTTTTCTACATGCATCTTATGATGAttttatggaagtaaaatgagTTGCAACTGCATTTTCTGttgactttaattttattacatgcaaaaataatttgtattgaaaaatgaatgcattttatCATCCCAAGGGGAGGAGGCTCAACATGGAGGACTGCTTGCACACTTCCTCCGATAACCTCGCTAAACTGGTGAAATGGGCCCACAGTCATGGAACAATCTGCACCTTGATCCCCAACCTAAAACACATGCTCAACGAGGGCTCTCACGGCACCCTTACGGCACTGTGGGGCTGCAGTGCCGGTCACGCCTACCACTGGCCACTCAATACCACCTGCAAAACGGGAAACAAGGAACGGATGTGCTACCAAGAAAGCCGAAGCATCAACACGGACAGTATGATTCAGGCAGCTGCCGTCATGCAAAACACCTCAGCAGAGCGCTTCCTTGGCAATGCCGGAAAAAACAAGGGCGATTCCAGCCAAGGAGATTCCAGTCAGATTCACGACTCTTGTGACATCTCCAACTGCAGTGAACCTTCCGAGATGGACGATAACGGCGAGGAGTACAATAACAACCTATACGACATCGTCTGCGAGTCGTCGGCCACTGACGAAGACGGCGACTCCGATTTCAACCATACCTCTAACGTCACACACAGGAAAAGAGCCAGCAAAGGACCAGGACCTGAGGATAGCACTGACCCGGCGTTAAAGAAGATCAAACAAGAGAGGGGTGAAGACTATTACAGTGTGGCCAACCCACAGATACCTAGCAGCTCGGAGGGAAACCGCTCTACTGGAGGCGTTGCACAGTCGCCCAAGTCAAACCTCCAGAACAGACCGTCATCTAGGTCTTCGATGTCCCAGAAGCCTTCCTCTGTAGATGGCGATTCCATGGCGGTGTCCTCATCACCGTTGGACAACTCCCCTACATCCATGATCAAACCCTTGCGCGCGCCTTTCCATGTTACCCAGAACAAAATGCACATGAACTCGAACCCAGCATGCAGTCAAAGTTTGGCAGCCTTACCCCATTCTGGAAGGATTGACGCTATGGGGGTGCTTCACCGAGACGAATATCCCAGATCTTCTTTGTCTTATGGAGAGGCTTCGATTGGTGTAAACCCTGAAATGGATCTTCTAGCAACGCAGGCACTTAGTACAGAAGTTAGAGCAGACAACACAGGTAAAGACCCTTATCTACGAGAAATGTCTTTAAGCTTGTGATGAGAAATGATTGAGAATGTTGTTAAGTCACACTTAAAAATTTCTGAATGACATTATATAACGCACCATCATACAACATCTGCAAACAAATCCTGCAAGCTTTTCTCAGAACGTCCCTTTTTTGAGCCATTCTCGTTGTTTGCtcttaaagaggacctattgtgctctttttacattttcaactttctttagtgtgtaatgttgctgtttgaacatgagttacaaagcacaaagtcactccaaagggagttgTTTTCTATATCAGTCAAcagtttctgaactccctgaaatgcaTTGactgtagtcttgagttttcttccggggACGAATATGTCAAAATattcttcatttaaataattcccgcccaagGCATGTGGAAAATAAAGGGGCAGGGCCTTGTTGAgtgagttagtagtgtgttgaagcctgcggttatggtaaggggtgtgacatttcacaacacactggtccagctgaccaatcagagcacagtgagcttttaaaggtgataaagaggatcttttcgtcgactgagaaaccaaagactgttactgagtttttgaaatgagcgcatgcgtaagaacaaccccccttcctttcgagggaacgcctcccaaaattcgtgcacgagtattggaacacgagtgtttaccaccggcattcgctgtgtcgtgttagtggattcattatgtcggactcaccgcaggtaactcataatctgtagttgttactcctgtctcctgacaaaaacattgcatgcggcgcctgtggagtgtggaaagttactggagcgcgcagccgcgctcgtcgctcacaaggaacgtcatggcagtgattgacaagccagagggccaatccgcgcacgtctcgcacaaggaatgtcacggcagtgattgacaagccagagggccaatcgtttacgcgatcatcgctgatgtttttaaggccctacctcgtgcacagatgatgtatattaatattattcctttcagtgcacctaataaataatcttttatcagttagtaaagacagtttcaagtaatattgcaaaaatgtataaaacaaaacatcctctttagcacctttaagaaggaggggcttcatagagacaggaactaaacagagcattactgacagactgcgaagagaggtgctgcaacaatgccaaatattggaaaaaaaaatgttttttttttttaacatttaagcatGAAAgtctattctagtagaccccaaaaagGCTATAAAGGGCATAATATTACCTCTGGTAAGTTTTAGTAGTTGTCTGTTGCTAGGTCAGTTACGTGACACTCCTGTTTGTCCtatctattaatttattccAAACAGGTATTCATTATATACAGTATGCAATTCATACATGCAAGAATACACCTCTAGGTATGTTTTTAATTTGAGTTAAAATTCTTtttaatgtgaataaaagcatGTGAAAGGGGCCTAAAGTCAAAAATGCCAATGTGATACAACTGTCCTAATAAAGGGGGGGGAAAGCctcattaaaataatgaaattcttTATAAAACCATAAAAGATTGTCAAACTACTTATTGTTTCTCAGATTTTAGGTTATTaatagtataattttttttagggttttattatttaatgtttagtaatttaatgtttagtaatctttatatttaaaaaaaaatgtcatctagtgtttttttttttttcagctttatATCAATCAACAACAtcaattttttaaattagttttagtTGATAAGAACACTGCTGCAGAGTCATGTCGTGCATGTTACCAACATacagaaaaacataaaataggaAATGACATCATAGACCCCCGCAGACCTTCATGACTGTGTCAAGGTCAGTAAATTTCCTAAAATATCAgattatttgacatttttatgacATAGCAAGGTTAGTTGATAAATGACACTTGGCATACAATACTTGTACAGTGTTTGAATTCATTTTATTCTTGAGAAGAGTGTCTGTTGAGCCTTTGTGTGCTTGAAATGAACATAAAATGACCTCATAGTGAACATGAAGCTGATATAAAAAGTGAAATTCCAATATTGCTCAATAGATCAGAGCTTCAGAGGCAAAGCAAAACTGGCACCTCATGTACATTCAGTTTGCTTTGAACATTGCTGAATGCAAATTGAATGGTTCTGCATAATTATTTATGAAAGCCACTTTTGTGCCCTAACCGCAATCACACACCCAATGAATATCAAATCATTTTAAGCAGAAACATCTTAAATAGCCTGAACAAAAATCCATGCTTATTATGTACTTGGATAGAAAtcccaaacaaacacaaaaggtTAGTGTATTCTACATGTGTTTCTgtgagtgctgtgtgtgtgatatTTGTGAGCGAGCCTGTGGGTGGAGTGCTGGCCTATATTGATCTTCTTAATTACATTTATGACGTCGTCTCAGTCAAGGCCATAAATTAGATTTATCACACCGCAGAAGTGTAACCCAACACTACACAATGGACATGAAGAAACACACTGGGTGTTgcttaaaaaccagatgcaattcaGGCCTggccaaaaagaaaaaatgctaTGTTCAAGAAATGATATGGGCTAGGAGTAAACACTGCTTTTTGCctacatttttactttaaaaaggaAGGATAAGGGGCCATTCagaacacgtttttccattccactgctAATTTTCAAATCGTTGTTTTTTGAAACATCTTGCACATGACACGGCATTCTAAAAATGCATCTCTCAAGTTAAAAAACTCGTCTGGAAACATTTTTTCTCCTCCACTGACCCGTGTCTTGCATTTTTAACCACAAAAACGCATACTGTGTCAGCTGGCCCTAAGGGACCATTCACACAGATCATGTGTTTGCTTTGAAAAATGTGAGATGCGGGCAGTGGAATTTGGGATTTTGCAGGCCTCAAGGCGggttttttaaaacttgaactTCTTTTAAGACTCTGGTGCTCTTCGgaaatttttgataaaaatttgggaaaggttttggcacttgttatgtgaacacacaaaaaGCCATGGACATGATTTGAAAGGGTTAAATGGTCccaaaaaaatagtcacactaGTTTACACTAGGAGACATCTAGTTTAGTTTAATGGgatttcatctagtggaaacgtttggtactgcgcacaaacaaaatcttactgtgcacattttttgagatatcagcCTCAAAATTGGAGCACATATTGTTTAGATTTATTGCTTTGATTGACTCATAGTAttagagtaaaacatgttttggaaaatacatATTTCATATAACAATTGAAAATATGTGCTTTTTTCATAACAGTAAACTTCTAGGACttttttaagttcactttttctctctctccagcaATAATGTGGATACAGAATTCAAGATTTAtgatttaagtttaagtttgacattttattttcacgtctatgctcaaaaagtgaataaatgtattattactacagcataaatataatttagtactataaaataatagatatttagatattaaataaaacattacaaaactaaaatacagtacattcatttcatttaaaaaaacgaaCAAAAAAAGCATGTCATTTTTGAACGCCACGCAAAGGGCACCAGAGGGTGAGCACcgtgacgcgtttttgtaggcaaaatccggaagcgagttagcattttaggacttccggttccaacgccgtcaagtctatgggttttttgaataggtttttgctaaatcgcctgaaataaggtctgtggctaacaaagcctctaaatactttcacgttttgatctgtgacataaaacacaccagttataacccacttgggattttttttaaaacttttactgtgtcttaaaatcggcggttgctaacaaattgctaaaagggactacttcctttggcggggactttagacgtcatcattaaaaacgggacatttggacagcatttctcatgaaaaagtggataagtattaataacagcgcagatcataatcagcgagcatgtttttaaataaagttgttttctaaataaagtttgaggaagcatggtggtgacgacgttgatccgcgaccatggtgtgctgtagtccgtttatagcctactgttagccttttatatctgacaactttatttaggcttcaaaatctataaatgttgtgttaacttgtaaagattatcttgatagacaaaacgtgtaagtgtcataaccctttattaaacacagagcttattttctgcgattttccaaaagtctatgggaaaaatgcataggctttcaaccgagggaacccgtgcgccgctaacttccgggttggcctacaaaaacacgtcatccctgaggcactctatttaAAAATCGTTCAGTGCGCCAAaggttacatagtgtaccttttaaggtaggcctatttatttgacaaaattaTTTACATCAAACTTGAAACAAAAGTGAAATGGAGAAAAGATCCATTTTGTGATATACTCAGTTACAACTAAGTTCTTGTTCATAAAGTTTGAAATGCCTTCACAGCAGTatactgttaaagggttagttaacccaaaaatgaaaattctgtcattactcaccctcatgtcgttccaaacccgtaagactttcgctCATCTTCAAAACGCAAATGGAGATgtttgagagctttctgtccctccatagacggCCATGGCAACTACAAcattgacgcttcaaaaagttcataaagagatcgtaaaactaatccatatgaattgagcagtttagtccaaattttctgaagagacaggATCACTTTAAATTCAAACTGTTCATCATATAGGCTTTTTTTCACATCATCGTAAGTTAAATCATCAATGTGCCAATGTGTGAGCCAGGGTCCTTGCTGTCCTTACCAGTGGTCAAATTCATGTACACAATATattgattcacgacctaggaaACTAGAGAGCTAACTGAGACATTGCCCCGCCTCTTTTGATGCATCTTGCTCAAGCTGTTCACTTTTGTAATCAACACagattaaatcaaatcaaactttaaaaaaataatattataatatttaaacataaatataaaactaaatacattttctttaatggctacaaCACGTATAGTACAGTACAGAAATGTTTCATGTCAGAGTGGGATTTGAGCCAACTTAATCTTCCAGGTGAGCGTGAGCAGTACGTGAGAAGAGCGTTCGCTTGTGCCAGCAATTGTGTGATCGATTGAGCAGAGCGCACTGGCATAGAGTGAAATATTGTGTGGAGCGTCACACCGCTTCACTTCACTCACCTGCATACAATtaataaaatctaataaaataaaactggcTATTTCTAAAATTTTGTTGGATAAATAACCAGTGTTACCAGTATTTGGTAAACCCCAACCCCCATCCCCACCCCACTGCCCCAAAATAACAAGAAATCAAGAGCAGTTGTGAATTTCTCATATTtgcaatgcaattttttttattacatctCTATAAACAATATTCTATATTGTTTTTCAATGTctgagatttttttatttgacaaattccAGATTGGCGTTTCATTCTAAGTAAATTTTATGATAAAATCCTATTTTCTGGGAAGTGGGTATCTCTCTACATGGCATTATGAATGAATTCAACATCACGCAGGCAGTTATTTCGTCTTAGTGAGCTAGTTAATGAGATCGCGTCCTCTTCCATTCTGCAATAAGGCATTAAGCTGTTTTCCCAAGAGACTCTGGGGATATTTGACATTTCAGTCAAGATGGAAATGGATGATGCTGTTATTTCTTTAACACCAAATAAACCGAGCAAAAATAACAGGTGAGTTTTCTTGGCATCTTCTCTCTTTACTGagagaaaaatgaatgtcagtAGATTTAATGTGGTTAAAGTGTCATATGATTGTGTTTTATCATAAGCATGCATTAAAATGCTTAAAAGATAATAGTCATATTTCTTTTTTGCGGACAAACTATAATTTTATTCTGTTTACAGGTTCACACGAGAAGACGGATTATGCTGTGATTTTGAAAGCCCTCCATGGTTAGTTTTTTGTGCAAGAACTTGTTACAATCTAAAAGAATTACTGTTTTATTATATAACTATATTAATGGGTAAATCCCACGAAACCCGTCAATAACATGTCCAGCTCATATTTgcccaaaattaaaagaaataaattgtattttgctTAAACTATTTTAAGAACATTTGCTCCAACACTCTTATTAAAGTGTAACAAAAAATCCCATTCTCATtactacaataaaaaatataatatataaaaaaacgcataatgtatacatatatagtGGTATTTGTTGTTCttgatttaataataaaaaataaataaataaataaataaataaaataaataaatttattacCAAAATTGTTTTACTGTAATTCAGTAAAACATTACTGTGTTAGAGTAATGAGAaatgctttctttttttccccttcgattttttttctttcttttttttttctgagaattGTTGGAAAAAAAGATCTGAGGATTTGGGaggaaaatgtcatttttcatGAAATTGTCAAAATGTAAACAGTCTTAAGTGCTCTTTGAGCACAATATATCTTCTATTTCCtaatgactggttttgtgagattcacacTACACTAGTAGAGTTTTTTTcctctgtatttatttttataatggattAATTTGCATGAGGCAAATGAATTTGGAGGAAACTTTGCATCAtggcaaataaaataaaatttctctGATGAAAATGCCTTTATTGTCTGTGGACTCACCAACTATATGACCTGAAATACAGACCAGTCCTTTACTGTGATGTTGTGTGGGAAATGTGTTTGATTTGAAGTGTTGTGCATTGTGTTTCTGCCAGCTGATTGCAATAGAATGGTCGGGAGGGAAGTTCATCCGCTTCTAAAATGATTATTTGATGTATTACAGAGCATCTAGTTCCTGCTGCACACAGTTCAGAAGAGCAGTTCTGCCCATCAGATCTCAGTCCAAACAGTGAGAGGTATTTTGAAGAGAGAAAACACCTGGAAGAGTTTATAACAAGCATAGGTGAGCTAGCAGTCCGATAAAAATGTAGTAGCAAATTCAACCTCAACTATATCAGTTGAATGTAACTGTGATTGATGCACCAAGAGATTTGTCAACAGGTAAATTCTTTTTAATGTATTGCAGATACTATAACCCTACAAAACCTGCAGACAGTCATTGATCGGATCCTCGTCTTTCACGAGCGAACGCAGATGCCTCTGTCCAGTCCGGCCAGACTGGGAGAGCAGGAGCTGTTTCCAGGAAGCGGACTCTATCTGCCACACTACAAACTGGCATCCATGCTGCAGGAGTCACGGCAGGACAGCATGAGACTCTTCCACCTGCTGTTCGAGCACTTCTTCAGCGAGGAGGATCTTAATGGGGCGGTCGCTTTTGGGAAGAGGGGAAAAGTACCTGACGGAAAAAAGATCCTGGACAGAAGAAGAGTGGATGGGATCATGTGTGAGTATTTGAAATGGGACAGTCCATTCTTACTGATGATTTAGGGCTGTGTGATATattctaccattcaaaagtttagattttgttttgttttgttgttgttttttttgtttttaattaaattgaatCAAAAGTGttgaaaaatgtttcaaataagtgctgttcttttgaactttctattcattaaagtatccagaaaaaaaaaaaacatcacagtttccacaaaaatattaaacggCAAAAACTGCTTACAACATTGAGTGTGTTTGCATGCACGTTCTTAAACCGATAATGTTTAATAAGCCAACGTGTGTGTGGTCATGTAAATGCGTTAAACGTTTTCCTTTATCGCCATTAGGTCATACATCGACACAGCTAGTTTTTCGGCCATTACCCTGATTTCTCCCtgcatgtaaacaccttaaccTGCATCCTGTCGTCTTATTGAAGTGCGCATGTGTGATATGTGACAGAAAAGAGTTCTTATATGgtagatttaaaggattagttcaatttcaaataaaattttcctgataatttactcacccccatgtcatccaagatgttcatgtctttctttcttcagtcgaaaagaaatgaagatttttgaagaaaacattccaggatttttctccttatcatggacttcaatggccttcagacggttgaaggttaaaattacagtttcagtgcagcttcaaagggcttgaAATGATACCACACAacgaataagggtcttatctagcaaaacaatcggtcattttcgaaaaaaaaattaaatgtatatgctttatataaaaaaatgatcgCCTTTGTAAGTACTTCGCCATTACCGTACGCCATtaccgtattcttcaaaaagtttacgctgtatgtcctacgccttccctattcaacttataaAACGAATGCAGCGGCAGTTAAATTTTTTCCGCAAGTAGAATCGGGAAGGCGAATAATCCTGGaaagttttcatcaaaaaccttcatttcttttcgactgaagaaaaaaagacatgaacatcttggaaaattttatttgaaagtgaactaatcctttaagagcaTCCGGCCAAAGCGAGTGTTTCGTGGTTCGGGGAGGAGAAATATATCTCCAACACGCACTTTTTGTTGACCcaagaaatataaaaatgcGTTCTTATCTCGTACAGCTAAGGACAAGTGGTACAGTTGTAGAAACATTAAATACGAGAGGAGAATGAGTCTTTGCAAGTTTCCCGATGACATTTTGAAATACTCTGGGGTTTTTAATGCTTTCACAACTCGCATAACAAACAGAGTGAAATACATGGATGCTTACATTTTGATGTCACCACCGGTATACAATCTTATGAACACGACTTACTTGCATTGAtgggttatttatttata
This genomic stretch from Megalobrama amblycephala isolate DHTTF-2021 linkage group LG2, ASM1881202v1, whole genome shotgun sequence harbors:
- the LOC125257794 gene encoding uncharacterized protein KIAA1958 isoform X3, with translation MEDCLHTSSDNLAKLVKWAHSHGTICTLIPNLKHMLNEGSHGTLTALWGCSAGHAYHWPLNTTCKTGNKERMCYQESRSINTDSMIQAAAVMQNTSAERFLGNAGKNKGDSSQGDSSQIHDSCDISNCSEPSEMDDNGEEYNNNLYDIVCESSATDEDGDSDFNHTSNVTHRKRASKGPGPEDSTDPALKKIKQERGEDYYSVANPQIPSSSEGNRSTGGVAQSPKSNLQNRPSSRSSMSQKPSSVDGDSMAVSSSPLDNSPTSMIKPLRAPFHVTQNKMHMNSNPACSQSLAALPHSGRIDAMGVLHRDEYPRSSLSYGEASIGVNPEMDLLATQALSTEVRADNTADMDDRAYREQNEKTIRSTQTALRNFRDFLVSKYPTETREIYCIPCQELDIYLASFFVDARQRDGSEYEPNSLANYQCGLERYLKEHRYAYSITRDREFQRSQDALKQKQLELKFKGKGNKPHKSMKLTLADELLLRKRGLLSRFNPEGLLNLVWLNNTKAFGHCTGFHSSTLKWGDVRLITTETGLECLEWTYQDFSDPNARNRRSTTECRIYATPHAPQTCPVQDYKDFAQRRPQAMLFEDAPFYLSIKPVVNLAALHWYNCQALGKNKLAKMVKTMCEKGNIPGRKTNFSVYQSCSTLSEAQSNQLVLICNDLRQQAAQSGSSHPGSTNFVIAGSFDSSDSA